One window of the Armatimonadota bacterium genome contains the following:
- the plsY gene encoding glycerol-3-phosphate 1-O-acyltransferase PlsY produces the protein MKTALILALCYLIGSIPFGVIMGRLRGIDIQKHGSGNIGATNVLRTLGVVPAIIVFILDAMKGCAAVLICDSLHMGQYIVVAGALLAIVGHTFSVFLKFTGGKAVSTSLGVIIGLNWIIALIAFLVWCALVAITRYVSIASMIAAMSVPVMMICWKAQHVPPAYQALAVLAALAIVIKHKSNMKRLMQGTESKIGQKVDTSKAKEEISQ, from the coding sequence TTGAAAACTGCGCTCATACTCGCACTCTGTTATTTGATAGGTTCCATCCCATTCGGCGTGATAATGGGCAGGCTGCGCGGGATCGATATACAAAAACATGGTAGCGGCAATATAGGCGCGACCAACGTCCTCCGCACACTGGGCGTTGTCCCGGCGATCATTGTTTTCATTCTCGATGCGATGAAGGGTTGCGCGGCGGTTTTGATCTGCGACTCACTGCATATGGGTCAATATATAGTGGTCGCCGGCGCGCTGCTTGCGATTGTTGGTCACACATTCTCAGTGTTCCTGAAGTTTACCGGCGGTAAGGCCGTTTCAACCAGTCTCGGTGTGATTATAGGCCTTAACTGGATCATAGCGCTGATCGCTTTTCTAGTCTGGTGCGCGTTGGTGGCGATCACCAGATACGTGTCGATAGCGTCCATGATTGCGGCTATGTCAGTTCCGGTGATGATGATTTGCTGGAAAGCTCAGCATGTGCCTCCGGCATATCAGGCTTTGGCTGTATTGGCCGCTCTCGCGATAGTAATAAAGCACAAATCCAATATGAAGCGGCTTATGCAGGGCACCGAATCAAAAATCGGCCAGAAAGTGGATACTTCGAAAGCAAAGGAAGAAATCTCTCAATGA
- the der gene encoding ribosome biogenesis GTPase Der, which yields MDKPLVAIVGRPNVGKSTLFNRIVGRRIAIVEDTAGITRDRIYAEAEWNGREFVMIDTGGILLNESDPLKSEVTIQAQVALDEADVIVFMVDTTTGITPGDEDIAEQLRGSHKPVLLAANKADNTAREQDAAEFYALGLGDIHPVSSLNGRSVADLLDEVVRALPDEGKEPAYPEDAIRIAIIGRPNVGKSSLVNAILGEKRAIVSDIPGTTRDAVDTVLRRGDDELVLIDTAGIRKSGKIQGSVEYYTVLRAVRAMERADVAMVVIDAFDGLRDGDKRVAGFAHEAGRACVVVVNKWDLVSEEDMHAFAENVKRQIPFLDYAPVVFTSALKGTGITDAVDTAIDAAANHALRISTGELNRILQDAVDEHPYSRKGKDFRVRYATMTDVKPPTIVIFVNNPDLAHFSYVRYLENRIRREYSYEGTPLKLIIRKAKKER from the coding sequence ATGGATAAACCGTTAGTAGCAATAGTCGGTAGGCCGAATGTAGGCAAATCGACTCTCTTTAATAGGATAGTGGGCCGCAGGATCGCAATTGTCGAGGATACAGCCGGGATCACTCGTGATCGGATCTATGCCGAGGCAGAGTGGAACGGCCGCGAGTTTGTGATGATCGACACCGGCGGGATTCTGCTCAACGAGAGCGACCCGCTCAAGTCGGAGGTAACGATTCAAGCGCAGGTCGCGCTGGACGAGGCCGACGTAATAGTTTTCATGGTGGATACCACCACCGGTATCACTCCTGGCGACGAAGACATAGCCGAGCAGCTCCGAGGGTCACACAAGCCGGTGCTGCTGGCCGCCAATAAGGCCGACAATACCGCTCGCGAACAGGACGCCGCAGAGTTTTATGCACTGGGCCTGGGCGATATTCACCCGGTCTCATCTCTTAACGGCAGGTCTGTTGCCGATCTGCTCGATGAAGTCGTCAGAGCACTGCCTGATGAGGGAAAAGAACCAGCATATCCTGAAGACGCGATCAGAATAGCGATCATAGGCCGCCCGAATGTCGGCAAGTCATCGCTGGTGAATGCCATTCTCGGAGAGAAGCGCGCAATAGTCTCGGATATACCCGGCACCACGCGCGATGCTGTCGATACTGTCCTTCGACGCGGCGATGACGAACTGGTGCTAATCGATACCGCCGGGATCAGAAAATCTGGCAAGATCCAGGGCTCGGTGGAGTATTATACAGTCCTGCGCGCGGTCCGAGCGATGGAACGCGCGGATGTGGCAATGGTAGTTATCGACGCGTTCGACGGTCTGCGTGACGGCGACAAGCGTGTCGCGGGTTTCGCCCATGAGGCGGGCAGGGCGTGCGTTGTGGTTGTAAACAAGTGGGACCTGGTCTCGGAAGAGGACATGCATGCGTTTGCGGAAAATGTGAAAAGGCAGATACCATTTTTAGACTACGCTCCGGTTGTTTTTACATCGGCTTTGAAAGGGACCGGCATCACCGATGCGGTCGATACGGCGATTGACGCCGCTGCAAATCACGCTCTGCGGATTTCCACGGGCGAGTTGAATAGAATATTGCAGGATGCTGTAGACGAGCACCCGTATTCGCGCAAAGGCAAGGACTTTCGCGTGCGCTATGCGACCATGACTGATGTCAAGCCGCCGACTATCGTGATCTTCGTCAACAATCCTGACCTTGCGCATTTTTCGTATGTGCGATATCTTGAAAACAGGATAAGGCGGGAGTATTCATATGAGGGCACTCCTCTGAAGCTAATCATACGAAAGGCGAAAAAGGAGAGATAG
- the mutL gene encoding DNA mismatch repair endonuclease MutL encodes MESVTHNKISLLDEHTANRIAAGEVVERPASVVKELVENSIDAGASSISITLEEGGKDLIKIVDNGCGMGRDDAVLSLQRHATSKIRDAEDLESISTLGFRGEALPSIASVSVIEMITKSESSDGVRLEVEAGTITNLESVGAPQGTAISVKKLFFNTPARLKFLKSSQTELSHIAEIVGWFAMAYPSIHFRLIHGGREVLLSPGTGIRLNSITQVMGKDIARQLAPVKFETTVMKVEGFVSNPQLTKINRRDQVFFVNGRPIKSRTITHALDQAYRGLLQPGRFAVAVLFIDLVPELVDVNVHPTKTEVKFSSENEIHSAVHRAVNEALMEGAAAPTISNTGSAQQHRPIPDFMPRQAHQGSLIEPSETDLEAFKQALAERREVAISESATDDPFVWTKGQGVPIEESPVPEADFDAARAVSLHGVKVIGQARNLYILAQCDDGVLIIDQHVAHERVLFERMMKSREERGIAIQGLVVPITLSLSAKESAIVKQRLEDIHKSGYELEPFGQNTFVMRGAPANVKLEEAESTLRDMIQELVDLSISKHLLVRPDQVLITASCKMAIKAGEQLSMPEMERLVEDLMQTDNPFVCPHGRPIIISLSNWELDRKFHRI; translated from the coding sequence TTGGAAAGTGTAACGCACAACAAAATATCCCTCCTCGACGAGCACACCGCAAACCGTATAGCGGCGGGCGAGGTTGTCGAACGCCCGGCTTCGGTGGTTAAGGAGCTTGTAGAGAATTCGATTGATGCAGGGGCATCTTCCATCAGCATCACCCTTGAAGAAGGTGGCAAGGACCTTATCAAGATAGTCGATAACGGCTGCGGCATGGGTCGTGACGATGCAGTGCTCTCCCTTCAGCGCCACGCCACTTCCAAGATCAGGGACGCGGAGGATTTGGAGTCTATCAGCACCCTGGGTTTTCGCGGTGAGGCCCTGCCGAGTATTGCCTCAGTTTCGGTGATCGAAATGATTACCAAGAGCGAATCGTCAGACGGCGTCCGGCTGGAGGTGGAGGCAGGGACTATCACCAATCTAGAATCAGTCGGCGCACCGCAAGGAACCGCAATATCTGTAAAGAAACTCTTCTTTAATACCCCGGCGCGGTTAAAGTTTTTGAAATCTTCTCAAACAGAGTTGTCCCACATAGCCGAGATTGTCGGCTGGTTTGCCATGGCGTATCCGTCTATCCATTTCAGGCTGATCCATGGCGGCCGCGAAGTCTTGCTCTCACCCGGGACCGGCATTCGCCTGAACAGCATCACTCAGGTTATGGGAAAAGATATCGCCAGGCAGCTTGCGCCGGTCAAGTTCGAGACAACCGTGATGAAAGTCGAGGGTTTTGTATCCAACCCGCAGCTCACCAAGATCAACCGCCGCGACCAGGTCTTCTTTGTAAACGGCAGGCCGATAAAGAGCCGCACGATTACTCACGCTCTCGACCAGGCATATCGCGGTCTGCTGCAGCCAGGACGCTTTGCTGTCGCCGTGCTCTTTATTGACCTTGTGCCCGAGCTTGTCGATGTCAATGTCCACCCCACCAAGACTGAAGTTAAGTTCTCCAGCGAAAATGAGATACACAGCGCGGTTCACAGAGCGGTGAACGAGGCTCTGATGGAGGGCGCAGCCGCTCCGACGATTTCCAACACCGGTTCGGCACAGCAGCATCGCCCAATCCCCGATTTCATGCCCAGGCAGGCTCATCAGGGCAGCCTGATAGAGCCGTCAGAGACCGATCTGGAGGCTTTTAAGCAGGCTTTGGCAGAGAGACGTGAGGTCGCCATATCCGAGTCAGCAACTGATGATCCATTCGTCTGGACAAAAGGGCAGGGCGTCCCCATTGAAGAGTCACCTGTACCGGAGGCCGATTTTGATGCAGCGCGTGCAGTATCGCTCCATGGAGTAAAAGTAATAGGTCAGGCTAGAAACTTATACATACTTGCACAGTGCGACGACGGCGTACTCATCATAGACCAGCATGTCGCGCATGAGCGGGTGCTCTTTGAGCGTATGATGAAGTCACGTGAAGAGCGCGGGATCGCTATTCAGGGTCTGGTTGTTCCAATTACGCTCTCACTGAGCGCAAAGGAGAGCGCAATCGTCAAGCAGAGGTTGGAGGATATCCACAAATCAGGCTACGAGCTTGAACCTTTTGGGCAGAACACATTTGTTATGCGCGGCGCGCCCGCCAATGTAAAACTCGAAGAGGCCGAAAGCACTCTGCGCGATATGATCCAGGAACTAGTGGATTTGAGTATATCCAAGCACTTGCTCGTTCGACCGGACCAGGTCTTGATCACTGCGTCCTGCAAGATGGCGATCAAGGCTGGTGAGCAACTCTCAATGCCTGAGATGGAGCGGCTCGTCGAGGACCTCATGCAGACCGACAACCCCTTCGTCTGCCCGCATGGCAGGCCGATAATCATCAGTCTGTCAAACTGGGAACTCGACCGCAAGTTTCATAGAATATAG
- the miaB gene encoding tRNA (N6-isopentenyl adenosine(37)-C2)-methylthiotransferase MiaB yields the protein MTVTDRKFIIFTWGCQMNEDDAEQIANLLMSMGYSPTQDEQEADIAMLVTCSVREKPEQKAKSKLGILREIKADKPDMIIGVCGCMAQREGEKLKKGRPYLDLVIGTANIWQIPSLIQEVQSNRKFKHALDLPETKADALTVPPRVDRAGQALKSFVPVMYGCNNFCAYCVVPYVRGRERSRHLADVVAEVERLTSNGRKEITLLGQNVNSYGATLDEHVDFADLLRAVSAVPGIERIRFTTSHPKDLSDRLIEAMHDLPNVCEHIHLAVQSGDDEVLRRMNRKYTSEHFRERVAALRNAVPDIAITTDFLVGFPGETDEQFANTLRLAEDIRFDAAFMFAYNVIPNTAAEKLEGQLTKKVKNERLGRLIDIQNRITCEINESQVGNVYEVLVEGVSQKDRTRVTGLTRQNKTVNFKGDASLVGKLVIVRATEGHLYGYVGDIV from the coding sequence ATGACCGTCACTGACCGCAAATTTATCATATTCACCTGGGGCTGCCAGATGAACGAGGACGACGCCGAGCAGATAGCAAACCTTCTCATGAGCATGGGCTATTCGCCGACTCAAGATGAGCAGGAGGCCGATATAGCGATGCTCGTCACATGCAGCGTCCGCGAAAAACCTGAACAGAAGGCCAAAAGCAAACTCGGCATACTTCGCGAGATCAAAGCCGATAAGCCGGATATGATCATCGGGGTGTGCGGATGCATGGCCCAGCGCGAGGGCGAAAAGCTCAAAAAAGGCCGGCCATATCTCGATCTCGTAATTGGCACTGCTAATATTTGGCAGATCCCCAGCCTGATTCAAGAGGTTCAAAGCAATCGCAAGTTCAAACATGCCCTCGATCTGCCTGAGACTAAAGCCGATGCTCTGACGGTTCCTCCCAGAGTAGACAGGGCAGGGCAGGCTCTGAAGAGCTTTGTGCCTGTGATGTATGGCTGCAACAACTTCTGCGCATACTGTGTGGTGCCGTATGTTCGTGGTCGTGAGAGAAGCCGTCATCTGGCGGATGTCGTCGCCGAGGTCGAAAGACTGACATCAAACGGGCGCAAAGAAATCACTCTCCTTGGCCAGAATGTCAACTCATATGGGGCTACACTTGACGAGCATGTCGATTTTGCCGATCTGCTGCGTGCAGTGAGCGCCGTTCCCGGGATCGAGAGGATCAGGTTCACCACATCTCATCCAAAAGACCTTTCGGACCGCCTGATAGAGGCCATGCATGACCTGCCCAATGTCTGTGAGCACATTCACCTTGCCGTCCAGTCCGGCGATGACGAGGTCCTGCGGCGGATGAACCGCAAATATACATCAGAGCACTTTCGTGAGCGCGTCGCTGCTCTGAGAAATGCCGTGCCGGATATTGCAATTACCACCGATTTCCTGGTAGGCTTTCCTGGTGAGACAGACGAGCAGTTCGCAAACACTCTGCGCCTGGCTGAGGATATCCGGTTCGATGCGGCGTTTATGTTCGCCTATAACGTGATCCCAAACACTGCTGCCGAAAAGCTCGAAGGCCAGCTCACGAAGAAAGTCAAAAATGAGCGTCTTGGCCGCCTTATAGACATTCAAAATCGCATCACCTGTGAGATCAACGAGAGTCAGGTCGGCAATGTATACGAGGTTTTGGTAGAGGGAGTGAGTCAGAAGGACCGCACGCGAGTCACAGGCCTCACCCGCCAGAACAAGACAGTGAACTTCAAGGGTGATGCAAGCCTTGTCGGCAAGCTGGTGATTGTTAGAGCAACCGAAGGGCATTTGTACGGATATGTTGGGGATATCGTTTGA
- a CDS encoding flagellar motor protein MotB encodes MAEKNTAEIRVIKRGKAHAGHHGGAWKVAYADFMTAMMAFFLVMWISGMSQNIKEAVAGYFKDPVGFMSAVNGGKSPFSVSNLDKGGPGTKPKEQAAERVRLAKTKQAIENIIAATPEFKEVKKYVEIKLVNEGLEIDLLDAEKSLFFDSGSAKIKPATKQLLARLSEELRKLPNKVIIEGHTDSRPLARTDGYTNWELSADRANRARQIMEGSGLRQKQIDQVRGYAATHPRDPAHPEHFSNRRVSIIVVMDGMGEVPAVGTAVDKAVGTSSKGVQSGIDSSDPIGMSGSN; translated from the coding sequence TTGGCTGAAAAAAATACAGCGGAAATCCGAGTGATTAAGAGGGGAAAAGCGCATGCCGGCCATCATGGCGGAGCATGGAAGGTCGCATATGCCGACTTTATGACTGCTATGATGGCGTTTTTCTTGGTAATGTGGATTTCCGGTATGAGCCAGAATATTAAAGAAGCTGTGGCCGGTTACTTCAAAGATCCTGTAGGTTTCATGAGCGCTGTCAATGGTGGTAAGTCGCCATTCAGTGTTTCTAACCTGGATAAAGGCGGACCTGGCACCAAACCTAAGGAACAGGCAGCGGAAAGAGTCCGTCTGGCAAAGACAAAACAGGCAATCGAAAACATTATCGCGGCAACCCCTGAGTTTAAAGAGGTAAAAAAATATGTAGAGATCAAGCTTGTAAACGAAGGGCTTGAGATCGACCTGCTCGATGCGGAGAAATCTCTGTTTTTCGACAGTGGCAGCGCTAAGATCAAGCCTGCTACAAAACAGCTTTTGGCGCGCCTGTCTGAAGAACTTAGAAAGCTGCCCAATAAAGTGATTATCGAAGGCCATACGGACAGCAGACCGCTGGCTCGCACTGACGGCTACACAAACTGGGAGCTTTCAGCCGACCGCGCCAACAGGGCAAGGCAGATAATGGAAGGCTCAGGCCTAAGGCAGAAGCAGATCGACCAGGTCCGCGGCTATGCTGCAACTCATCCGCGAGACCCTGCACACCCGGAGCATTTTTCCAACCGACGTGTGAGTATTATTGTTGTGATGGATGGTATGGGTGAAGTGCCTGCCGTCGGCACAGCAGTCGATAAGGCAGTGGGAACAAGCTCTAAAGGCGTTCAATCAGGCATAGACTCGTCAGACCCCATCGGCATGAGCGGCTCCAATTAA
- the amrA gene encoding AmmeMemoRadiSam system protein A produces the protein MNSPHVMLAMTAIENYLREGSLPGVPANTPSELLATRAGAFVCLKRDGQLRGCIGTIEPVMDNLALEIMENAVSAATRDPRFMPVETRELDGIECSVDVLSPSEQVHDLRKLDPKRYGVIVESGGRRGLLLPDLDGVDTVEQQIDIARRKAYIRSNDPIKLYRFEVLRYY, from the coding sequence ATGAACAGTCCTCATGTCATGCTCGCGATGACTGCTATAGAAAATTATCTGCGAGAAGGCAGCCTGCCGGGTGTGCCTGCGAATACTCCTAGTGAATTGCTCGCGACCCGGGCAGGGGCGTTCGTATGCCTCAAACGCGACGGCCAGCTTCGAGGTTGTATCGGCACGATTGAGCCTGTGATGGATAACCTCGCTCTTGAGATTATGGAGAATGCAGTAAGCGCAGCAACACGCGATCCTAGGTTTATGCCTGTTGAGACGCGAGAGCTTGACGGGATAGAGTGCAGCGTGGATGTTCTCAGCCCGTCTGAGCAGGTTCATGACCTCAGGAAACTCGATCCCAAGAGATATGGCGTGATAGTGGAGAGCGGAGGACGGCGCGGTCTGCTGCTTCCTGATCTGGATGGAGTCGACACAGTTGAGCAACAGATAGACATAGCCCGTCGAAAAGCATACATACGCAGCAATGATCCGATCAAGCTCTACCGTTTTGAAGTGCTGAGATATTATTAA
- the motA gene encoding flagellar motor stator protein MotA, with protein MFVLVGIGIVFASILVGYTMHGGKVAALMQYTEFIIIGGAGFGSVVIAYSLKDAIGMLTVGMKLMKGNPFKKEVFLELLQAMYEFFMVGRKGGLISLEKHVENPEESEIFQKYPSFLKNHHALNLFADTLKLVVMGGISVYDLSDMMDIDLEAQHEEAMKMSGVLTMVADSMPGFGIVAAVLGVVITMQAIGGPPEIIGEKVAAALVGTFLGILLAYGLFAPMAKACEAIAKCEAQYLACIKNAVVGFARGDAPLICVEFARRNIEPELRPSFSEMEDTCRGRNKAEGAEEAKKAA; from the coding sequence ATGTTTGTGCTCGTCGGAATAGGTATAGTATTCGCCAGTATTTTGGTGGGATATACAATGCACGGGGGCAAAGTTGCCGCCCTCATGCAATATACTGAGTTTATTATTATAGGCGGCGCCGGGTTTGGAAGCGTTGTAATAGCCTACTCTCTCAAAGACGCCATAGGTATGCTCACAGTGGGCATGAAGCTCATGAAGGGCAACCCATTCAAGAAGGAAGTCTTCCTCGAACTCCTTCAGGCTATGTATGAGTTTTTCATGGTCGGCCGCAAAGGCGGACTCATCTCGCTGGAAAAGCATGTGGAAAATCCGGAAGAATCCGAGATTTTCCAGAAATACCCATCGTTTCTAAAGAACCACCATGCTCTCAATCTCTTTGCAGACACGCTCAAACTGGTCGTAATGGGCGGCATCAGCGTCTATGATCTTTCGGATATGATGGATATCGACCTCGAAGCGCAGCATGAAGAAGCTATGAAGATGAGCGGCGTTCTCACTATGGTGGCCGATTCCATGCCGGGTTTCGGAATTGTGGCCGCAGTCCTTGGTGTTGTCATCACCATGCAGGCAATCGGCGGTCCGCCGGAGATCATCGGTGAAAAAGTTGCGGCAGCTCTTGTCGGCACGTTCCTTGGCATTCTTTTAGCCTATGGGCTGTTCGCGCCTATGGCAAAAGCCTGCGAAGCTATCGCCAAGTGCGAGGCGCAGTATCTGGCTTGTATCAAGAACGCTGTAGTGGGGTTTGCCAGAGGCGATGCGCCGCTGATATGCGTTGAGTTTGCTCGCCGAAATATCGAACCTGAGCTCAGACCCAGCTTCTCAGAGATGGAAGACACCTGCAGAGGCCGCAACAAAGCCGAAGGCGCAGAAGAAGCAAAGAAAGCCGCATAG
- the mutS gene encoding DNA mismatch repair protein MutS: MVAQYQAIKEQYPDVILMFRLGDFYEMFGDDAATASRELEIVLTSRSQGYAVDVPMCGFPHHAVERYVARLISKGYRVAICDQLEDPKKTKKIVKRGVTRVVTPGTVLEDGMLDAKANNYLVALASEPDIYGVAVVDISTGEFAVTEIDAKHGSQKLIEELGRLSPAEVLIKEMELDLSDPIRRTTGAAVTRYEDNSIYRKAAKEMLTEHFHTDSLRGFGAEDMTAGLEAAAMVLDYLKQTNANALQSVSTMSTYSTSGFMVLDAAARRNLELTHSMSAETRGASLLSIIDKTCTAMGGRTLRKWLDQPLLDIRQINRRLDSVEELYNDAMMRGEVREILGGVQDLERLMSRIVAESANARDLVGLALSLKQLPRLVTALQNVSTERLKTLSSAIEFLDPLVELIDKAIVPDPPIQIREGGIIAEGYNTDLDELRHASRDGKSWIASLEAGERERTCIKNLKVGYNSVFGYYLEVTKPNLSLVPEDYIRKQTTTNAERFITPGLKEMEAKVLGADEKAADLEYKVFCEVRSSVADEALKVAKVARAVAEIDVLASLAEIASIKGFVKPVVTDGEELRIENGRHPVVEHFIEERFVPNDTLVNCDSDELLIITGPNMAGKSTYLRQVALIVLLAQMGSFVPADEAQIGVVDRIFTRVGAHDELASGQSTFMVEMNETANILNNATRRSLIVLDEIGRGTSTYDGLSIAWAVAEEINKLSAKTLFATHYHQLNDLEKQLKGVKNYRIAVREEKDRIVWLRKIMPGGTDRSYGIEVARLAGLPNDAIERAKEILKDLESNGAGSKATGKGAKVNAKRETLQLTLFEGEKHPVVDEIEKLDIATMSPIEAMNKLYELQKQIVKS, encoded by the coding sequence ATGGTGGCTCAGTATCAGGCCATCAAGGAGCAATATCCTGATGTTATACTGATGTTCCGCCTCGGCGACTTCTATGAGATGTTCGGGGACGATGCCGCCACTGCCAGCCGCGAGCTTGAGATCGTGCTTACCAGCCGGTCCCAGGGCTATGCTGTCGATGTGCCTATGTGCGGCTTTCCGCATCATGCCGTCGAGAGATATGTCGCCAGGCTTATATCCAAGGGCTATCGCGTCGCGATATGCGATCAGCTCGAAGACCCAAAAAAGACCAAGAAGATAGTTAAGCGCGGCGTCACCCGTGTAGTCACACCCGGCACAGTCCTCGAAGACGGCATGCTTGATGCAAAGGCAAATAATTATCTGGTCGCATTGGCCAGCGAGCCTGATATATACGGAGTGGCGGTGGTCGATATCTCCACGGGCGAGTTCGCCGTGACCGAGATCGACGCCAAGCACGGCTCTCAAAAGCTCATTGAGGAGCTTGGCAGGCTCTCTCCCGCCGAAGTTCTGATAAAGGAGATGGAGCTTGACCTTTCCGATCCGATACGCCGCACGACAGGCGCGGCAGTCACTCGATACGAGGACAACTCTATCTATCGCAAAGCCGCCAAGGAGATGCTAACCGAGCACTTCCACACGGATTCACTGCGCGGCTTCGGCGCTGAGGATATGACTGCTGGCCTCGAAGCGGCTGCAATGGTCCTGGATTACCTCAAGCAGACCAATGCCAACGCGCTGCAGTCCGTCTCTACTATGTCCACATACTCGACCAGCGGGTTTATGGTTCTGGACGCGGCCGCACGCCGAAATTTGGAGCTAACACACTCTATGTCCGCCGAGACTCGCGGCGCAAGCCTCCTTTCGATTATAGATAAGACCTGCACGGCGATGGGCGGACGCACCCTGCGCAAGTGGCTCGATCAGCCATTGCTGGATATCCGACAGATCAACAGGCGTCTGGATAGCGTTGAGGAGCTTTATAACGATGCAATGATGCGCGGCGAGGTCCGTGAGATACTGGGCGGCGTGCAGGACCTCGAAAGGCTGATGTCGCGAATAGTTGCCGAGAGCGCTAATGCTCGCGATCTGGTCGGTCTGGCGCTCTCACTTAAACAGCTTCCGAGGCTCGTAACCGCCCTTCAAAATGTATCGACAGAGCGCTTAAAGACTCTTTCGTCGGCAATCGAGTTTCTCGACCCGCTGGTTGAACTGATCGACAAAGCTATAGTGCCCGACCCTCCGATTCAAATCCGTGAGGGCGGGATCATCGCCGAGGGTTATAATACCGACCTGGACGAGCTTCGTCATGCCTCACGAGACGGCAAGAGTTGGATAGCAAGCCTGGAGGCCGGCGAGCGCGAGCGCACATGCATCAAGAACCTCAAGGTTGGCTATAATTCGGTCTTCGGCTATTATCTGGAGGTCACCAAGCCCAATCTAAGCTTGGTGCCCGAGGACTACATTCGCAAGCAGACCACCACCAACGCCGAGCGCTTCATTACTCCGGGTCTGAAGGAGATGGAGGCGAAAGTTCTGGGTGCGGACGAAAAAGCCGCCGACCTCGAATACAAAGTGTTTTGCGAGGTGAGGAGCTCCGTTGCAGATGAGGCTCTCAAGGTCGCAAAAGTAGCGCGGGCAGTGGCAGAGATAGACGTATTGGCCTCTCTTGCCGAGATAGCCTCTATAAAAGGTTTCGTAAAGCCGGTCGTTACCGACGGCGAGGAACTCAGGATCGAAAATGGACGCCATCCTGTGGTCGAGCACTTCATAGAGGAGCGCTTTGTCCCGAACGACACGCTGGTCAACTGCGATTCGGATGAACTATTGATCATCACCGGCCCGAACATGGCGGGCAAATCGACGTATCTGCGCCAGGTCGCGCTGATCGTGCTGCTGGCTCAGATGGGAAGCTTTGTCCCGGCGGATGAGGCTCAAATCGGCGTGGTGGACCGCATATTCACACGCGTCGGAGCACATGATGAGCTTGCCAGTGGCCAATCGACGTTTATGGTCGAAATGAACGAGACCGCCAACATCTTAAATAATGCCACACGCCGGTCTCTGATCGTGCTTGACGAGATAGGGCGGGGGACATCCACCTACGACGGCCTCTCGATTGCATGGGCAGTTGCTGAAGAAATCAACAAACTCAGCGCAAAGACACTCTTTGCTACGCACTATCACCAGCTCAATGACCTTGAAAAACAGCTCAAGGGGGTCAAGAACTATCGTATTGCAGTGCGCGAGGAAAAAGACCGGATAGTATGGCTGCGCAAGATCATGCCAGGCGGCACGGATAGGAGCTACGGTATAGAAGTCGCCCGGCTTGCCGGCTTGCCAAATGACGCAATCGAGCGGGCGAAAGAAATCCTCAAAGACCTTGAATCCAATGGTGCAGGCTCTAAAGCCACCGGCAAAGGCGCAAAAGTAAACGCCAAGCGCGAGACTCTTCAGCTTACTCTTTTTGAGGGTGAGAAGCACCCGGTAGTTGATGAGATCGAAAAGTTGGATATCGCTACCATGTCGCCGATTGAGGCTATGAATAAGCTCTATGAGCTGCAGAAGCAGATAGTGAAGAGTTGA